The Candidatus Eisenbacteria bacterium region ATCTTCAAGGAGGAGGTGCGGATCGTCGCCGACGACGTGACGAACTCGCTCGTCATCCTGGCGACCAAGCGGGACTACCAGCTGATCCTGGACGTGGTGAAGAAGATCGACGTCGTCCCGCGCCAGGTCGTGCTGGAAGTCACGATCGCCGAGGTCGAGCTGAACAAGAGCCTCGAGTTCGGTGTCGCCTACGCGCTCGCCGACGGCACGTTGAGCGCCGCGGTCCCCGCGAACGCGGGAGACGCGACGTTGTCATCGCCGAGCATCTTCAGCCTGGCGAAGACGAACAACGTCGCCGGCCTGTTCGCGGATGCGGCCCGCTTCCCTCCCGGCCAGGGCTTCGCCGTCATCTCCGGGAACAACTACCAGATCTTCCTGCGCGCGCTGCAGACACTCACCAACGTGAAGATGTTGTCGGCGCCGCACATCATCGCGGCCGACAATCGCGAGGCGCACATCCTGGTCGGCGAGTCGATTCCGATCCTGACCTCGTCGTCGACCTCCGTCGTGGCCAACAGCCAGACGATCAACCAGGTGCAGTACCGCGACACCGGCAAGATCCTGACCGTGCTGCCGCAGGTGAACTCGCTCGGCCTGGTGAACATGCAGATCCGCCAGGAGGTGAGCGCGGTCGCCGACAAGTCGTTCGGCTCCACGAACTCGCCGTCGTTCACGACCCGCGAGGCCGAGACCACGGTCGTGGTGCAGGACGGAGAGACGGTGCTGATCGGCGGCATCATCGACGACACGATCCGCCACGATCGGCAGGGCCTGCCGTATCTGATGGATGTGCCGGTTCTCGGCTTCCTGTTCCGTACCGAGACGAACGACCTCCAGCGCGTCGAGCTGCTGATCACGATCACCCCGTCGGTCATCCGCAACCTCGACGAGGCACGGCGCGTGACGTCCGACTACACCGACCGCATCCAGGGCCTGGCGGGCCTGCGGCGCTCGATCGCGACGCACCGCAGCCGCCGCCAGGGACGGATCCGGGAGGAGTATCCCGCCAGGCCCGCCGAGCCCCCGGGCCTCTCCGTGGAGCCCTGACCAGGAGGTTTGAACTCGACCGCGAAAGCCGTTAGGAAACCGCAGTTTATCGGGAGGAAACCGCGTAGATGGCGACGATGATCACGAGCGAGTGCATCAACTGCGGCGCCTGCGAGCCGGAATGTCCGAACACCGCCATCTATCAGGGCGGCGTCGACTGGCAGGCCCCGGACGGCGCCATGCACAAGCCGCTCTCGAACGACATCTTCTACATCGTCCCCGAGAAGTGCACCGAGTGCGTCGGCTTCCATGACCACGAGGCCTGCGCGGCCGTGTGTCCGGTCGACTGCTGCGTGCCGAACCCCGACATCCCGGAGACGCACGACGTGCTGCTGCTGCGCGCCCGCGCGCTCCATCCGGGCGAGAGCATCCCCGACGACGCGCCGTCGCGGTTCAAGAAGGAGGCCGCAGCGGCTCCTGCGGCCGCGGCCGCCGCCGCGGCGCCGGCAGCCGCCGCTCCCGCCGCCAAGGCGGCTACCGCACCCGCGCCCGTCCTCGCAGCCGGGCTGGTGCGGATCGTTCGGCCCGCCGGGACGGGCAAGGTCGAGAAGCCGGTTGCGCCGGTCGTCCGCACGCCGCCGCCGATGTTCGCGGGGGAGCTCGGCGGCGAATTCGACGAGATCCTCTCGTCGCTCGGCGCGCCCCGCCGTCACGCGACGTCCGCCGCGGGGCGGCTTGCGCTCGGGGCGCTCGGGGTCTTCCAGGGCGTGCTCGGCGCGCTCCCCGACGCGACCAAGCGGCGCCTCGAGGACGCCATCAGCGACACGCGTGCCTTCAGCGCGCAGCTCGCGACGGCGGGCAACGTGTTCCTGAACCTGCTCCTCTACCCGATCGCGTGCGTGGTGATCGCGTTGCTGTCGCCGACCGGGAGCGTGTTCGATTGGGGCATCCGCTGGTGGGTGGCGCTCGGCGTGACGGTCGCGGTCGTCGAGGCGATCTGGCGGCTGCGCGAGAGCTTCTTCCACGGCATTCCGATCGGCGAAGCGCCGCTGCGCGGCGCCATCTACGGGATCGCGCTCCTGCCCGTCGCCGCCGTCATCCAGGGGCTCGCGGGACGGCGCGGCGCCGCCAGCGGCGTCGGCTTCGACGGCTTCTACGGCGGCGAGGCGCACTTCGACGACAAGGTCGAGCGCGCGCGACGCTACGGCGAGGTCTACAAGCTCGAGGAGCGCGACAACGCCTATCTCCTGCGTCTCGAGTTCCCGCGCGTCGTGCCACCCACCTCGCTCGGGGTGGAGCTGGACCTGCCGCGTGCGATGCCGGACTACGAATACGACCTCGCCGTGCACGGGAAGAACTTCGTCGTGCACGGCCGGATCGCCGACCCCAAGGTGCGCAAGATCACGGGTGTCGCGCCGGCGTTCCCGCCCGATTTCACGACCCGCATCCCGCTCGATGCGCCGGTCTCCGGGTTCCGTCACCGGCTGCGCGGCAAGACGCTCGAGGTCATTCTCCCGAAGGCCGTCGCGTAGCGTGGATGCGCAGCTCCCTCGACGCCGGCTGGTGGGGGTCCGCGCTCCTTCGATAGCCGGCGCTGGCGGGTGCGCGCCGTGACGGGATCGACGACCGTGCGGAGCGAGCTGCTCCTGCGTCCGATGGCGCGGGCCGACCTCGACGCCGTGATGGAGATCGAGCGCCGGGCCTTCCCGCAGCCGTGGTCGCGGGCGTTCTTCGAGACCGAGCTGGCCGCGTCGCAGGCGCGCTGCACCGTCGCCATGCGCGACGGGACGCTGGTCGGCTACAGCGTGTGCTGGCGCGTCGCCGACGAGGTACATCTCCTGAACCTCGCGGTGCGTCCGGGCGATCGCGGCAGCGGCATCGGGCGCCATCTGGCCGAGGCCTTGATCGTCGAGGGACGCAGCGCGGGCGCGCGCGTCGTCTACCTCGAAGTGCGAGCCGGGAACGTCGCCGCCCGGCGGCTCTATCGCCAGCTCGGGTTCCGCGACCTCGGCGTCCGCCGCAGCTACTACGGCCCCGGCCAGGACGCGATCGTGATGGAGCTTCGACTGGGGGGCGGTGAATGAGCGCGGTCGACCTCGCCGTCGACGTCGGCGCGGTCCGGCTGCCGAACCCCGTCGTCGCCGCCTCGGGCACCTTCGGCTACGGGACCGAGTTCGAGGGGCTCGTCGATCTCGGGTGCGTCGGGGCGATCAGCGTGAAGGGCCTTTCGCTGCACCCGTACGGCGGCAAGCCGGCGCCCCGGCTCGTCGAGACGCC contains the following coding sequences:
- the rimI gene encoding ribosomal protein S18-alanine N-acetyltransferase, with translation MTGSTTVRSELLLRPMARADLDAVMEIERRAFPQPWSRAFFETELAASQARCTVAMRDGTLVGYSVCWRVADEVHLLNLAVRPGDRGSGIGRHLAEALIVEGRSAGARVVYLEVRAGNVAARRLYRQLGFRDLGVRRSYYGPGQDAIVMELRLGGGE